In Pseudomonas sp. Q1-7, the genomic window TTGCGGCCTTCTGCGATGAGTTCCTCGAGCATTTCCATCAGGCTGTCCAGCTTGCCTGAGCTGCTTCCCCGTGAGCGGCCGCTGCCGTCTTCGATCAGCCGAGTGTCGCAACATACCTGGCGCAGTTTCAGTAGTGCTTCGAGGATCACGATCTGACTGCGCGCCAGGCCCTTGCGGTCGATCTCCTCGCGTACCTTGTGATCCATGGCCAGGCGCACCGTCTCGTAGAGGTCGCGCTGGCGATCGCTGAGTTCGACCCATTGGGTGATTTCGCTCTTGGCTGGCAGTTCGGTGGCCACCGCTTCCTTGCTGCGGCGCAGCAGGAAAGGCTTCAGGCGGGCGTTGAGGTGAGCCAGGCGCGTGGTGTCGCCGTGCTTCTCGATCGGTGTGCGGTAGTTGCGCACGAAGCTCTGGTTGTCGCCCAGCCAGCCGGGCATGAGGAAATGAAACAGCGACCAGAGCTCGCCAAGGTGGTTCTCCAGCGGCGTGCCGGTGAGGCACAGGCGCTGCCTCGCGTCCAGCTGGCGCGCCGCCTGGGCCGCCTTGCTGGTGGGGTTCTTGATGTACTGCGCCTCGTCGAGGATCAGCAGGTGCAGCGACGTTTCCGCGAAGTGCTCCAGGTCCCGGGGCAGCAGGGCATAGGTGGTCAGCAGCAGGTCGTACTCGCCCATGCGCTCGAAGGCCTTTTTCCGCCCGGGGCCGTGCAGGGCGAGTACGCGCAGCCCCGGCGCGAAGCGGGCGGCTTCGTCGAGCCAGTTGGGGATCAGGCTGGTGGGCATCACCACCAGGGCGGGGCGATCCAGGCGGCCGGCTTCCTTTTCGATGAGCAGGTGGGTCAGGGTCTGCAGCGTCTTGCCCAGGCCCATGTCGTCGCCGAGGATGCCGCCGGCCCCGACTTCCCGCAGAGTCTGCAGCCAGGCCACGCCTTCCAGTTGATAGTGGCGCAGGTCCGCGTTCAGGCTTTGGGGTGGGGTGATGACGAGCTTGTCGCTGTCGCGCAGCTTGCGCGCCAATTCACGCAGTTCGTCGCCGCCCTGCCAGTGCAGGTCCAGGCCTTCGAGTTGGATCAGGCGCGCCGCGTCGGGACGGCTCAGGCGCAGGCTCTGGCTCGGGTCCTGGTCGCGCTGGTAGAGCTCGCCCAGGGTGGTCAGCACCGGTTTGAGGCGGGAGAAGGGCAGCATCACCTGAAGGGGGCGGCCATCCGTGGCGCGGGTGGCATCCAGCTGCAGGCGCAACTGCTCGTCGTCCTTGCGCCGTTGCAGGTGTTGCGGATCGAGCAGCTCGGGGGTGCGCTGGATCAGTCGCAGCAATACCGGAAGCAGGCTGATGCGCTGGCCTTCGACGACGATGCCCAGCTCCAGGTCGAACCATTCTCGGCCAGGCGCTTCGTCCACTTCGGCGTACCAGCCTTCGACCTGGCTCAGGTCGAACTGGAAGCCGGGGCGAATATCGATCTGCCAACCCTGTTCACGCAATGCCGGCAGGTGTTCGCGCATGAACTGGAGCCAGTGTTCGTCGCTGGGTAGCTCGAACATTTCGGCGCTGTTGGCCGGCAGCGCCAGGCTCTGCCGCAGGGCCTCCCTGAAACCCAGTTGGCGCAGGCTGTCGCGCCAGGCCTGCTCGGCCTTCGGCTGGCGGGCGATGGAAAGTCGCTCGCCGTTGGCGCGATGCTGCAGTCGCTCCGGGCGCATCGGCTTGCCGTGGGTATGGGCGCCGCCGTAGTCGAACAGAAGGCCGGCGCGGTGCTGCTGGCTGCCGACCATGCGCCCGCTGCGCAGGTCGTACTGGCTCTGGGCGTGGCTGCCGAAAATCAGGCGCGGCACGGGCAGCAGATCGTCCACCAGGCGTTCGCTGGGTGGAGGTGGGAGCTGCCAGCCTTCCGCGGGGCGTGTCAGGAGGACGCTGATTGCGGCGACGCAGTGCTTGCAGTTGTAGCTCACCGGGCAGCTGCAGTTTCCGACCACGCCCAGGCCTCCAGGCGCGAGTCGAATGCGCTGCGTGTAGAAATGGCCTTCAGAGCCTTCGCAGCTGGTTTCGACGGCCTTGTCGCTCAGGCTGAGTAGGCGAATGCGATCTTCCGTGGCGTACTTGAGGCCGCGCGCGAGTGCGTCTGGGTCG contains:
- a CDS encoding DEAD/DEAH box helicase — translated: MSVLLEQLRQMDWRLDFDPDALARGLKYATEDRIRLLSLSDKAVETSCEGSEGHFYTQRIRLAPGGLGVVGNCSCPVSYNCKHCVAAISVLLTRPAEGWQLPPPPSERLVDDLLPVPRLIFGSHAQSQYDLRSGRMVGSQQHRAGLLFDYGGAHTHGKPMRPERLQHRANGERLSIARQPKAEQAWRDSLRQLGFREALRQSLALPANSAEMFELPSDEHWLQFMREHLPALREQGWQIDIRPGFQFDLSQVEGWYAEVDEAPGREWFDLELGIVVEGQRISLLPVLLRLIQRTPELLDPQHLQRRKDDEQLRLQLDATRATDGRPLQVMLPFSRLKPVLTTLGELYQRDQDPSQSLRLSRPDAARLIQLEGLDLHWQGGDELRELARKLRDSDKLVITPPQSLNADLRHYQLEGVAWLQTLREVGAGGILGDDMGLGKTLQTLTHLLIEKEAGRLDRPALVVMPTSLIPNWLDEAARFAPGLRVLALHGPGRKKAFERMGEYDLLLTTYALLPRDLEHFAETSLHLLILDEAQYIKNPTSKAAQAARQLDARQRLCLTGTPLENHLGELWSLFHFLMPGWLGDNQSFVRNYRTPIEKHGDTTRLAHLNARLKPFLLRRSKEAVATELPAKSEITQWVELSDRQRDLYETVRLAMDHKVREEIDRKGLARSQIVILEALLKLRQVCCDTRLIEDGSGRSRGSSSGKLDSLMEMLEELIAEGRKVLLFSQFTSMLTLIEDELRKRAIGYVQITGDTRDRRTPVQRFQNGEVPLFLISLKAGGTGLNLTAADTVIHYDPWWNPAVERQATDRAYRIGQDKPVFVYRMISRGTVEEKIQQLQAQKAALARGILDGQEKEGWRLQEDDIDALFAPLPRFA